Below is a window of Halobaculum lipolyticum DNA.
ACCGCAGGCCGTGGGCGGCTCGGGGGCCGGTCTCGCTCCGCTCGACCGTGCCCACCTCGCCGCCGTTCCGTCGAGGCCGCGGTCACTCCGAACCCACGACACCGCAGGCCGTGGGCGGCTCTGGGGCCGGTCTCGCTCCGCTCGACCGTGCCCACCTCGCCGCCGTTCCGTCGAGGCCGCGGTCACTCCGTTCCCGCGGCCTCGCTTCCCCCGAACGCGCCGCCGCGCCCCAACACGTACACCACGGGCACGAGCAGCACCGCGCCGGCGACGAACGGCGACCAGTACGCCAGCACGTACGCCGACGCCGCCACGGGCGGGCCGACGGTCCGCCCGAGGCTCCCGGCGCCCTGTGTGACGCCGAAGGCGGCGCCCTGCGTCTCGTCGCTGGCGCGGTCGGAGACGAGCGTCGACAGCGAGACGTTGAGCGCGCCGTTGCCGAACGACAGCAGCGCGCCGACGCCGAACAGCGCGACGGTCGGTCCCGTCAGGAGCGGTCCCGACAGCAGTCCGCTCCCGGGGTCGCCCGGCAGCGGCAGGAGCGCGCCGATCTCGGGCGTGAACGGGAGGAACGCCAGCGCCGCCGCCAGCGACGTGCCGCCGATCACGGCGAGTCGGACCGCGCCGAGGCGGCGTTCCAGCGGTCCGACGAGCGCGCCCTGGTTGATCGTGCCGAGGACGCCGATGTACGTGAGGAAGACGGCGGCGGCGGTCGCGTCGTAGCCGTAGAAGTCCGCCGCGAACGGGATGAACATCACCTGGATGCCCGCGAACGCGACCGAGGTGACGAAGTAGGAGGCGACGAGCGGGCGGAGCGCGTCGTCCGCGAGGGCGGTGCGGAACTGGTCGATCAGCGACCCGCTCCGCGCGCCGCTCCCGCGGGTCCGGTCCGGCTCCTTCAGCACGGCCAACGCGGCCCCGAACGCGAGGAACGACAGCCCGGCCGCGAGGAAGCTCGGGAGGGTGAACCGCGTCGTCGGGACGAACGCCGGGAGGAGCGCGTCGGCCGCCGAGACGACCGGGTCGCTGGCGGCGACGCCGCCGAGGGCGGGACCGAACACGAACCCCAGCGAGAACGCCGCGCCGACGAGGCCGAGCGCGCCCGCCCGCTTCTCCCGGGGGGTCACGTCCGCGATGTACGCCTGCGCGGCGGAGATGTTGCCGCCGGCGGCGCCCGCGAGCGTCCGCGACAGCAGGAGGGTGGCGACGGCGGCGCCGGTGCCGGCGATCGCGCCGATCTCCGTCGCGAACCCGAACACGAGCCACGCGACGCCGGCCATCGCGACCGAGAAGGCGATCACCGGCCGGCGACCGCGCTCGTCGGAGATCCGGCCCAGCGTCGGCGCCGCGAGGAACTGCGCCAGCGAGTAGGATGCGGCCGTCAGCCCGATGAACACGTCCGAGACGCCGAACGAGCGCACGTAGAAGGGGAGGATCGGGATGACGACGCCGAAGCCGAGCAGGTCGAGGAAGACGACGCCGATGACGACCGCGACGGCGCGCCGGGAGCCGCGCGGTCGGTCGGCGTCGGTCGACGAGTCGGCCGCCGCTTCGTCGGCGGCGTCGGCTCCGTCGGGTGAATCGCTCACGGCGGACCGTCGGCGTGCGGGGACTTAGCGGTCGTGGTCGGGCGGGGCGCCGGCGTCGCGGCGGGGATCAGCCGTGGCGCTCGATGACCCGCTTCGCCGCCTGCGCCTTCTCCTTCCAGCCGTAGCCGGCCTCGTACACGTGCCGTTTGCTGTCGACGAGCTGTTCGGGCGAGGCCTCCTCGAAGCCGCCGCGGTCCCACGTGCCGGAGGTGTGGAGCCAGTCGACCACGTTCTGGCGGGTCTCCTGCCACGACAGGCCGACCATCTCGTACCACGCGACCATCGCGAACACCGCGTTGTCGTGGCAGCCGGGGTAGCTCCCCTGCCGGTAGATGGTCGCCATCGGCTCGCGGGTCGGTTCGCTCACTTCCTCGCGGTAGCGTTCGGCGGTGAGGAGGCGGAGGGTGTCGCCGTCGGTCTCGACGCGCCCCTCGCGCTGGAGGAGGTCTAACGCCGCGCGGTGCAGCCCCGACCACTCGTCGTGGACGGCGTGTTGGAGGGCGGACTCGGTGACGGCGCCGTCGACGAGCACGGCGAGGACGTCGGTGTACGCCTGTTCGATGTGGTGCCACTCGGTCCCCTCGAAGTCGCAGTCGGCGTCGTGCAGGCTGTTCGTGGTGCGACAGCCGGGGCAGGGGTACGCGAACCGGGGCACGGTCGTCTGTGTGTTGCGGGAGTGGGTGGCTTAGGTGTCGTGGTTCCGGGCGCCGCGGGACCGTGGCACCCCGGCGCCTACCCGTCGACGACCGTCACGTCGGCGAACTCGAAGCGGGCGCCGCCGTCGGCGCCGTCGACCGCGCGGACCTCCCACCCGTGGGCGTCGGCGACCTGTTTGACGATCCGGAGTCCGAAGCCGGTGCCGTCCTCGCTCGTCGAGTAGCCCGCCTCGAACACCGCGTCGCGCTCCCCGGCGGGGATGCCGGCGCCGTCGTCCGCGAGCCAGAAGCCGTCGCTCGACCCCCCGACCGTGACGGTGACGGTGTCGCCGCCGTGTTCGACCGCGTTCCGGAGCAGGTTCTCGAACAGCTGTTTGAGGCGACGCTCGTCCGCCCGGATCGTGGCGTCGGCGTCGACGTCGAGGACGAGCGAGGCGTCGGCGGTGTCGACGTTGTCCCAGCACTCGCGGACCGTCGCCGCGAGCGCGACCGGCTGGCGGGAGACGTCGCCGTCGGCGCCCCGCGCCAGCGCGAGCAGGTCCTCGATGAGGGCGTTCATCCGGTCGTGTGCGCGCTCGACGGCGGCGAGGTGGTCGCTGTCGCAGTCGTCTCTCGCGAGCGCCAGCCGGCCGGTCGCGACGTTCAGCGGGTTGCGGAGGTCGTGGGAGACGACCGAGGCGAACTCCTCGAGGCGCTCGTTCTGGCGCCGCAACTCGTCGCGGCTGTCGCGCAGCGAGCGCTCCCCGGCCAACTCGTCGAGCGCCGTCTCGGCGGCCGTCGCGAGGATGCGGGCGAGGTACACGTCGGTGTCGTCGAACACGTTCGGCACCGTCTCGCCCAGCGAGATGGTCCCGTGGTCGCCCATCGGGACGACCAACAGGCTCCGGAGTCCGGTGCCGGCGTCGCTCGCCCCGTCGGCCGTCTCGATGTCCCCGTACACCCGAACCTCGCCCGCCTCGAACGCGCCCCAGTTGAGGCTCCCCGACTCGGCGGTGAACACCTCTCGGTCCGGGAGCACCTCCGGGAGCCGTTCGGACTCGGCTGCCGGCACCAGCCCGTCCACCTCCGGGTCGTAGAACCGCACGACGGCGACCGAGAAGCCGAGGATCTCCTCGACCGCTTCGATGACCCCGTCGGCGACCGCCGCCGTCGACGACGCCCGGACGAGGTCCCGGGTGGCGTCGTGGAGCTGTTCGAGGCTGTGTCGGCGCGTCCGGTTGGTCTCCTCGCGGACCACGCGGTCGAGGGCGGTCTCGAGGTAGTTCGCGAGGATCTCCACGAGCAGCAGGTCGGTGTCGGAGAAGGCGTCCGGCTCCCTCGAGGAGACGATGAACAGGCCGTGCTCCGCGAGCGGGTGGAACACCACGCTCTCGGCCGGCGTCGGCTCCGCCAGCCCGTCCAGCCGCGAGGTTGAGGGGACGTACGTCGGCTCGCCGCTGTCGAACACCCCCCACGCGAAGTGCGACCGGGTCCCCGGCGCGGCGTCCCGGTCGTACACGGGCAGCCCGTCGAACGCGTCGGCGACGGGGTCGGCGGCGGCGACCGACTCCATCCGGTCGCCCCGGTCGGTCACGAGGTGGACGCTGCTCAGGTCGGCGCCGATGATCTCGTCGGCGGCGTCGACCGCCAGCTGCGCCGTCTCCGCGGCAGTGCGCGTGTACGTGAGCGCTCGGGAGCACTCGCGGAGCTGTTCGAGCTTCCGGTCGCGGCGCTTGCGCGCGGAGATGTCCCGGCTGCTGACGACGAACCGGTCCTCGCCGTCGATGTCGAGCCGCCTCACGTGGACCTTGACGGGGAACGTCGACCCGTCGCGGCGCTCGTACACGCCCTCCAACTCGTGTCGGTCCCCCGGCTCCATCCCCGCCCAGATGTCGCGTGCCTCGTCGGCGGCGAGCGCGCGGTCGATGTCCCGCACGTTCATCGAGGTGAGTTCGGTCTCGGTGTACCCCAACTCCTCGCAGAGTCTGGGGTTGGCGTCGACGATGGTCCCCTCGGCGTCGTGGACGTCGATCATATCCGGGGAGTGTTCGAACAGCGCTTCCAGCCGGGCGGTCGTCCGTTCGAGGCGGCGTTCGTGCTCCTTGCGGTCGGTAACGTCGGTGATGAACCCCTCGATGGCCGCCAACTCGCCGTCGTCGTCGTACACGCCGCGGCCGCGCTCCCACATCCACCGCGTCTCCCCGTCGCGCGTGTGGATCCGGTAGGTGACCTCGAACCGCTCGCCGACCGCGACCGCCGCCTGGACACGCTCCCACGTCCGGTCCCGGTCGTCCGGGTGGATCACCTCCTCGCCCCACACCACCTCGTTGCGCTCCAGCACCCCGGCGTCGTATCCGGTCACCGCCTCGACCTCCCCGTCGACGGTCTCCATCGGCCACGTCGGCTCGTTGCGACAGCGGTAGATGATCCCCGGGAGGGTGTCGATCAGCGTCTCCAGGCGCCGCGTCCGCTCGGTCAACATCCGCCGGTCCCGCGACGCGTCGACGGCGTTGACGATCCGGTTGGCGAGCAGCGCGTACTTGTCGGTGCCGCCGCCCTTCTGGAGGTAGTCGGTGACGCCGGCGGAGATCGCGTCGCTCGCGACCTCCTCGGAGCCTTTGCCGGTGAACAGCACGAACGGGAGGTCGGGGTAGTCCGCGCGGACCGAGCGGAGGAACTCGATCCCGTTCTCCCCCGGCATGTCGTGGTCCGAGACGACGCAGTCGATATCGGTGTCGGCCAACACGGCCCGGCCCTCGTCGGGGTCGCTCGCGCTGTGGACCGCGATCCGGTCGTGTTCGCGCTCCAGATACGTCGCGACTAGCTCAGCGAACGCCGGCTCGTCGTCCACGTGGAGGACCTGTATCGCGTCGTCTGTAGCGCTCATAGTCCGATCGTCTGTCGTTGATGGCGGTACTGGTTCATAAGTTGGGCGCACGCCGCACCGCCGCGCGACCCCGCGAGCGACCTGCCACACGACCCGGCGACGGCCGCGACGGCCACGGCGCCCGCGACGGCACCGCCGGGTCGACAGCGCCGAGCTTTAAGCGACCGCACCGAGAACGGCCGCGTAATGCCCGGATTCGACACCATCGTCGTCGCCACGGACGGCTCCGAGAGCGTGTCGCGCGCCGTCACGGTCGCGCTCGATCTGGCCGAGCGCTTCGACGCGGCGGTCCACGCGCTGTACGTCGTCGACAGCGGCGAGGTCGACTCCTCTCCCGACGCGGTCCGCGAACAGATGCGCAACGCGCTCCAGGAGCGCGGCGGCGCCGCCATCGTCGAGGTCCAGAAGCGCGCCGGCCGCGACGTCACCGCCGTCGTCCGCGAGGGGCGCCCGGCCAACGAGATCGCCGACTACGCCCGCGAGATCGACGCCGACCTCGTCGCCACCGGCACCCGCGGCCGCCACGGCGAGAACCGCTTCCTCATCGGCTCGGTCGCCGAGCGCGTCGTCCGTACGTGCCCGGTCCCGGTGCTCACCGTCCGCCAACTGGAGGGCGACGCCGACGAGGGGGACGCCGACGCGGCCGCCTGAGCCGGCGCCGACGCCCGGCCCTCGACCGTCCGCGACGGCGACTCGAACACGACGGCCACGAAGCCGATCGGGAGCACGCTCGCTGGTCGTCCCGGCCCGCTCGCGGTGTCGTGGTCTCGCCCCGCTCGACCGCGCACCGCGCTCGCGGCTCGCTTCGCTCACCGTTCGCGTTCCCGTGGCCGCGCTACGCTCGGCCACGCACACCACCGTTGTTTTCCCCACAGGTCCCGACCCCGCGGTATGGACGACGAACTCATCGACAGCGGCTCGCTGCCGCTGGAGCGCAAGTCCCGGCTCCCCGGAACGGGCTTCTTCTACCCGGACTCGCTGGACGAGGACCGCGCCGAGGAGCGCGCGAAGGAGGCCGTCGAGGGCGCCGAGGCGGTCGTGATCACCGACTCCGACGCGGACGGACTCGGCTGTGTCGCGCTCGTCCGCGAGGCGTACGACGCCGCGCTCGACCCCGAACCGTTCGAGGTGCGCCGCCGCGCCAAACTCGACGACACCTACGAGGAGCAGTTCGGCGAGGACGCCGACGACGAGGCCGACCGTCAGGAGTCGCCCGTCGCCCTGCTCCCCTCCGGCCCGCACTCCTTCGAGGAGGACCTCGGCTACGCCGCCGAGTACCTCGAGGACGGGACGGACGTGTTCGTCTGCGACATCTGCCCCGACGAGTTCGAGTACATCGCCGAGGACCTCACCGCGGTCGTCGACCGTGCCGACGCCGTCCGGTGGTTCGACCACCACCAGTGGGACGAGGAACTGGCCGCCTCGGTTCGCGAACTCGGCGTCGACCTCGTCGTCGGCGAGAGCGACGAGGAGTGCTCGACGGACGTCACCCTGCGCTCGCTCGACTACGACTTCGACGAGCGGTTCGCCGAACTCGCGGCGGTGACCCGCGACCACGACCTCTGGCTGAAGGAGGACCCGCGCTCGCACGACTTGGCGGACTACGCCTACTGGACCGGTGCCGAGGAGTACGCCGCCGTCGTCGGCGCGTACGGCGCCGCCCTCCCGGACGTGGCGACGGAGTACGTCGAACACCGCCGCGTCGAGAAGCGCCGCCTGATCGAGAAGGCCGTCGGCCGCGCGGTCCACCACGAGGTCGGCGACTGGACCGTCGGCGTCACGTACGGCCGGTGTTCGCAAAACGAGGTCGCCGACGCGCTCCGCGAGGACGGCGCCGACGCCGCCGTGATCGTCAAGCCCTCCGGCTCCGCCTCCATCCGCGGCTCCGAGGGGTTCGAACGCGCCCACGAGGTCGCCGGACGGGTGAACGGCGGCGGCCACCCGAAGGCCGCCGGCTGTAAGCCGGACATCTACGACGACATGCTCGACTACGGCCACCACTGGACGACCGAGGGCGCCACCGCCAAGCGCGTCATCCTCCGGGCCTTCGAGGCCGTCGCCGACGAGGCGGCCGCCGAGGACGCCGCCGACGCGGCGGAGTAGCCCCCCGTCCCGGCCGGCCGGGGATCGGCCCCGCAACCTACCAGTGTCGCGCCCGAATCACGGTCCGCATGAACGCCACAGCGTGCGGTGCGTCCCGATGAAGGCGGCACGAGTTCCCGAACCGGGCGCCGACTTCGAGGTCGTCGACGTGGAGACGCCAGAGCCGGCGGCCGGCGAGGTCCGCGTCGCCGTCGACGCCTGCGGCATCTGTCACAGCGACGCGTTCGTGAAGGAGGGCGCGTACCCCGGCATCGACTACCCCCGGGTGCCCGGCCACGAGGTCGCGGGCCGCGTCGACGCCGTCGGCGACGACGTGACGGCGTGGAGCGAGGGCGACCGCGTCGGCGTGGGCTGGCACGGCGGCCACTGCTTCGAGTGCGACGCCTGCCGCCGCGGCGACTTCCAGCAGTGCGAGGACGCACAGATCACGGGCATCGCGTACGACGGCGGCTACGCGGAGTACATGACCGCGCCCGCGGAGGCGCTGGCGGCGGTCCCCGCGGACCTCGACGCCGTCGACGCCGCGCCGCTGCTGTGTGCCGGCGTCACGACGTTCAACGCCCTGCGCAACACCGACGCACGCCCCGGCGACCTCGTCGCCGTGCAGGGCGTCGGCGGACTAGGACACCTCGGGATCCAGTACGCCCACGCCGCGGGGTTCGAGACGGTCGCGCTGTCGCGCTCGCCGGACAAGGAGGAACTGGCGGACGACCTCGGCGCGGACCACTTCGTGAACGCCGCCGAGGAAGACGCCGCGCAGGCGCTCCGGGAGTTGGGCGGCGCGGACGTGGTGCTCGCGACCGCGCCGTCGGCGCCGGCCATCGAGTCGGTCGTCGACGGACTCGGCACCGACGGGCGCGTGGTCGTCGTCGGTGTCCCCGGCGAGGACGTGGCCGTGAACGCCCAGTCGCTCGTCGGCGTCCGCGGCGGCGTCGAGGGGTGGGCCTCCGGCGACGCCCGCGACTCCCAGGACACGCTGGAGTTCAGCGACCTCCGCGACGTCACGCCGGAGGTCGAGACGTTCGCCCTCGACGACGTGCGCGAGGCGTACAGCCGGATGATCGACAACGAGGCGCGGTTCCGGGCCGTGCTGGAACCGTAGTCGCGGCCGCGGCGGTCGCGGCGACGCGGCGGCTGCGACGGTCGCGTGACGCGACCGCCGGCGTTCGCCGGGAGCCGACGACCGGTCGTCGGTGGCGGGTCGCCGCGGGTAGCCGGATCTGCTGATACGGCTGTCTCCCCGATTGTCGCGGTTGAGACCCTCGCGTACAGCGTTATGTAGGCGTCGGGCGTCGCTCGTTCGATGGCAGCGAACACACCCTTCGACTACTCGCGACACGAACACGACTCGGTCCTCGTCTACGACCTCTCCGAGTGGGACGGCGACACGGACACGGTGGGCGACCTCGAGGACCAGTGGGCCGCCGACGCGCGCCAGTCACACATCTCGGGGACGGTGACGGTGTTCGGTCCCGACGTCAGCCTCGGACGCGAGACGCAAGAACACCTCGCTCGCGAGTGGAGCGCGAACGTCGACGCCGCCGGCGTCGAGCGCATCGCGTTCGTCGCGGACGGCGTGAAGGCCCACGCGGTGAGCGCCAACATGGACGTCGAGCCGGCGGTCCACGCGTTCGGCTCCCGCGAGGACGCTATCGAGTGGGCGCAGGGCTGACACCGCGCGCCGGCAGCGGTCCCGCGTCGCTCCGCGCGGCCGGCCCCCCGTGACCCGTGCGGGCGCCGGCCGCCCGCCGCGCTCGCACCGCCTACAGCAGCCGCCGCAACGCCGTCCGGTGTCGCTCGGCGATCCGCTCGCGTTCGTCGTCGCCGGCGTCGGCGTACCACAGGTCGAACCACTCGCAGGCGGCCGCACGACTCGACAGCAGGTACGGCTCGCGTCGCTCCCCGTAGCGGTCGGGGAGGCCGCCGCGGCGCCGGCGGTACGCCGACTCCAACGCCGTCCGCACACGCTCGCGCAGCGGCGCGTCCAGCGGCGCGTGGTGACACAGGTAGTCCTCCGTCTTCGCCAGATCGAACCCGGCGGGCGCGGCCATCGCCGCCCCCCAGTCGAGCACCGTCCCGACGGGCGACGCCGCGGCGTCGGGGTCGATCAGGAGGTTGCCGAGCCGGTAGTCGTCGTGCACGAGGACCGGCGTCGCGCCGGCGAGCGCGGTCGGGGGGTCCGCGGCCGCGGCGGCGACGCGGTCGGCGAGGGCCGCGAACCGCTCGCCGAAGCCGTCCGCGTGGCCCTCGACCAGCGCGGCGAACATCGCGGGCCAGTCGTCGAACGGCTCGGCCACCCGGAGTCCGTCCTCGCCGTCGCGGGCGAACGTCCCCGGCGCGTCGAACGTTCGGCGGTCGTGGATCGCGGCGAGGTGTCGCCCCGCGTCGGCGGCGACGCCGCGCTGGACGGCCGGCGGGAGCGAGCGCATCCCGCCCTCGCGTGTCTCGCCCGTGCGGTGTTCGAGCACGACGTACGGCGTGCCGTCGTCGCGCCCCTCGGTGTACACCGACGGCACCGGCACGTCCGTCTCCCGGCCGACGAGCCGCAGCAGCGACGGCTCGACGCGGAACCGCTCGTCGTCGACGAACGTGGCGTACTTCAGTACCGCGCGGTCGGGCGCCGCCGGGTCGGGACTCCCGCGCGGGTCGAGGTCGAGTAGCCACACCGCGTCGGTGCCCGTCTCGGCGGGGACCGCGTCGGCGACACGCCACCCGGTCGCCTCGCGGACCAGTCGATCGATCGCCTCGGCGTCGAGGGCGTCGTCGGAGCCGTCGGTCATGCGGCGGGTCCGCCGGGGTTACGCCTCGTCCCCGACGGGCGGCTCCTCGCTGTACTCGCCCATGACCCACTTGTGCGAGTAGTCGGTGCCGCACGAGCAGTGGGCGTACGCGTGCATCACGTCGCCTTCGGCGTACAGCCCGCCGACCTCCTCGTTTCGCTCCTCGCCGAAGGCGAACACGAACGCCGCGTCGTGGTCCTCGCCGGGCGCCTCGACCGCGTCGGGGCACTCGCCGCCGCCGAGGTCGGGGTGGATCACGCCGTCGCGGCCCATCGCCTCCTTGGCGAACTGCATCGGGTCCATCCCGGTGCCGGCGGCGAACGCCTTGCGCCCGTCGTCGCCGGGGACGACGAGGACGACGCCGTCGTCGACGGCCTCGCCCATGCTCGCGATCTTCCCCTGGTCGTCGAGGTGGTCGTGCGTGAGGTAGATCGCCACGTCGTCGAGGCGCTCGCCCGCGAGGAACGCGTCGAGTTTGCCGTCGTCGTCGGTCATACCCGCGGATCGGCGGCGGAGTCGTAAAAGGTCGTCCGTCGCGGGTCGGGATGCCCGGTCGCCGCCGACCGGACCGATCGTCTCACCGGCGATAATCGGCACCTCAGTCGTAAGTACGCCGCGGTCGAGACTTACTCAATGAGCGCGGAGGACGACTCGATCGCCGTCCTGTACGTCAACGACGAGCCGGAGCTGTTGGACCTGTTGGCGACGGGGCTGGAGCGAAACGCCGAGCGGATCACCGTCTCGACGGCCGAGTCGGTCGCCGAGGGGCTCGCACACCGCCGCGAGCACGCCGTCGACTGCATCGTGAGCGACTACTCCATGCCGGAGGCCACGGGGATCGACTTCCTCGAGACGGTCCGCGAACACGACCCCGAGCTACCGTTCGTCATGTTCGCCGAGACCGGGAGCGAACGCGTCGCCAGCGAGGCCATCTCGGCGGGCGTCACCGACTACGTGATCGAGCAGGCCATCGGCAACCAACACGAGCTACTGGCTCGCAAGATCGCGACCTACGTGGACCGGCGCCGGGCCGAGCGCCGGGCCGAGCGCACGAACCGTCGGCTCCGGGAACTGGCGGACGTCTCCGACGACGTGCTGTGGATGTTCTCGGCGGACTGGTCGGAGCTGCTGTTCATCAACGGCGCACACGAACTCCTGTTCGGCCAGCCGGTCGACGAGCTGTACGCCGACCCCGACTCGTTCCTCGAACGCGTCCACCCCGACGACACGCCCCGCGTCCGTGCCGCGATGGCGCGGGCCGCCGGCGGCGACTCCCAGAGCGTCGAGTACCGCGTCCGGCAGTCGGCGTCCGTCGAGGTGTGGGTGGAGTCGCACTGTGAGCCGGTCGTCGAGGACGGGGAGGTGCTGCGGATGACCGGGTTCACCCGGGACATCACCGACCGGAAGGTGCACGAGCGCGAGTTGGCGACCACCAACGAACAGCTCGAGCAGTTCACCTCGACGGTCGCACACGACCTGCGCAACCCGATCGCCATCGCCGACGGCCACCTCGAGTTGGCCCGCGAGGCGTTCGACAGCCCCCACCTCGACGCCAGCGCGCGAGCGGTCGAGCGGATGGACGAACTCATCGACGACCTCCTGACGCTCGCGCGCACCGGCACCGCCGTCGGCGACGCCGAGCCGGTCGAGTTCGCCGAGGTCATCCGCGCGGCCGAGCACAACGTCGCGACGGCCGACGCCACGCTCACCGTCGACCGAACCTGTCGGATCGAGTGTGACGCCACCCGGCTGAAGGAGGCGGTCGAGAACCTCCTGCGCAACGCCGTCGAACACAACGAGGCGGCGGTCGCGATCTCAGCCGGCATCCTCCCCGACGGGGGCGGCTTCTACGTCGAAGACGACGGCGAGGGGATCCGGCCGGCCAACCGGGACGACGTGTTCGACGACGGCTACACCACCGTCCAGAAGGGGACCGGGTTCGGTCTCTCGATCGTCTCGCGGATCGTCGACGCCCACGGCTGGGCGATCGAGGTGACCGGCGGTCCCGACGGCGGCGCGCGCTTCGAGGTGACCAGCGTCGACTGCTGTGACACGCCTCGGGCGCCCGCCACCGCCGGCGACTGAGCCGGTCACGCACCTCGCTGCCCGTCCGCTACGAGTCGTCGTACAGCGA
It encodes the following:
- a CDS encoding MFS transporter — encoded protein: MSDSPDGADAADEAAADSSTDADRPRGSRRAVAVVIGVVFLDLLGFGVVIPILPFYVRSFGVSDVFIGLTAASYSLAQFLAAPTLGRISDERGRRPVIAFSVAMAGVAWLVFGFATEIGAIAGTGAAVATLLLSRTLAGAAGGNISAAQAYIADVTPREKRAGALGLVGAAFSLGFVFGPALGGVAASDPVVSAADALLPAFVPTTRFTLPSFLAAGLSFLAFGAALAVLKEPDRTRGSGARSGSLIDQFRTALADDALRPLVASYFVTSVAFAGIQVMFIPFAADFYGYDATAAAVFLTYIGVLGTINQGALVGPLERRLGAVRLAVIGGTSLAAALAFLPFTPEIGALLPLPGDPGSGLLSGPLLTGPTVALFGVGALLSFGNGALNVSLSTLVSDRASDETQGAAFGVTQGAGSLGRTVGPPVAASAYVLAYWSPFVAGAVLLVPVVYVLGRGGAFGGSEAAGTE
- a CDS encoding DUF7474 family protein → MPRFAYPCPGCRTTNSLHDADCDFEGTEWHHIEQAYTDVLAVLVDGAVTESALQHAVHDEWSGLHRAALDLLQREGRVETDGDTLRLLTAERYREEVSEPTREPMATIYRQGSYPGCHDNAVFAMVAWYEMVGLSWQETRQNVVDWLHTSGTWDRGGFEEASPEQLVDSKRHVYEAGYGWKEKAQAAKRVIERHG
- a CDS encoding PAS domain S-box protein, with the translated sequence MSATDDAIQVLHVDDEPAFAELVATYLEREHDRIAVHSASDPDEGRAVLADTDIDCVVSDHDMPGENGIEFLRSVRADYPDLPFVLFTGKGSEEVASDAISAGVTDYLQKGGGTDKYALLANRIVNAVDASRDRRMLTERTRRLETLIDTLPGIIYRCRNEPTWPMETVDGEVEAVTGYDAGVLERNEVVWGEEVIHPDDRDRTWERVQAAVAVGERFEVTYRIHTRDGETRWMWERGRGVYDDDGELAAIEGFITDVTDRKEHERRLERTTARLEALFEHSPDMIDVHDAEGTIVDANPRLCEELGYTETELTSMNVRDIDRALAADEARDIWAGMEPGDRHELEGVYERRDGSTFPVKVHVRRLDIDGEDRFVVSSRDISARKRRDRKLEQLRECSRALTYTRTAAETAQLAVDAADEIIGADLSSVHLVTDRGDRMESVAAADPVADAFDGLPVYDRDAAPGTRSHFAWGVFDSGEPTYVPSTSRLDGLAEPTPAESVVFHPLAEHGLFIVSSREPDAFSDTDLLLVEILANYLETALDRVVREETNRTRRHSLEQLHDATRDLVRASSTAAVADGVIEAVEEILGFSVAVVRFYDPEVDGLVPAAESERLPEVLPDREVFTAESGSLNWGAFEAGEVRVYGDIETADGASDAGTGLRSLLVVPMGDHGTISLGETVPNVFDDTDVYLARILATAAETALDELAGERSLRDSRDELRRQNERLEEFASVVSHDLRNPLNVATGRLALARDDCDSDHLAAVERAHDRMNALIEDLLALARGADGDVSRQPVALAATVRECWDNVDTADASLVLDVDADATIRADERRLKQLFENLLRNAVEHGGDTVTVTVGGSSDGFWLADDGAGIPAGERDAVFEAGYSTSEDGTGFGLRIVKQVADAHGWEVRAVDGADGGARFEFADVTVVDG
- a CDS encoding universal stress protein, which gives rise to MPGFDTIVVATDGSESVSRAVTVALDLAERFDAAVHALYVVDSGEVDSSPDAVREQMRNALQERGGAAIVEVQKRAGRDVTAVVREGRPANEIADYAREIDADLVATGTRGRHGENRFLIGSVAERVVRTCPVPVLTVRQLEGDADEGDADAAA
- a CDS encoding DHH family phosphoesterase, whose protein sequence is MDDELIDSGSLPLERKSRLPGTGFFYPDSLDEDRAEERAKEAVEGAEAVVITDSDADGLGCVALVREAYDAALDPEPFEVRRRAKLDDTYEEQFGEDADDEADRQESPVALLPSGPHSFEEDLGYAAEYLEDGTDVFVCDICPDEFEYIAEDLTAVVDRADAVRWFDHHQWDEELAASVRELGVDLVVGESDEECSTDVTLRSLDYDFDERFAELAAVTRDHDLWLKEDPRSHDLADYAYWTGAEEYAAVVGAYGAALPDVATEYVEHRRVEKRRLIEKAVGRAVHHEVGDWTVGVTYGRCSQNEVADALREDGADAAVIVKPSGSASIRGSEGFERAHEVAGRVNGGGHPKAAGCKPDIYDDMLDYGHHWTTEGATAKRVILRAFEAVADEAAAEDAADAAE
- a CDS encoding alcohol dehydrogenase, whose product is MKAARVPEPGADFEVVDVETPEPAAGEVRVAVDACGICHSDAFVKEGAYPGIDYPRVPGHEVAGRVDAVGDDVTAWSEGDRVGVGWHGGHCFECDACRRGDFQQCEDAQITGIAYDGGYAEYMTAPAEALAAVPADLDAVDAAPLLCAGVTTFNALRNTDARPGDLVAVQGVGGLGHLGIQYAHAAGFETVALSRSPDKEELADDLGADHFVNAAEEDAAQALRELGGADVVLATAPSAPAIESVVDGLGTDGRVVVVGVPGEDVAVNAQSLVGVRGGVEGWASGDARDSQDTLEFSDLRDVTPEVETFALDDVREAYSRMIDNEARFRAVLEP
- a CDS encoding phosphotransferase family protein, with the translated sequence MTDGSDDALDAEAIDRLVREATGWRVADAVPAETGTDAVWLLDLDPRGSPDPAAPDRAVLKYATFVDDERFRVEPSLLRLVGRETDVPVPSVYTEGRDDGTPYVVLEHRTGETREGGMRSLPPAVQRGVAADAGRHLAAIHDRRTFDAPGTFARDGEDGLRVAEPFDDWPAMFAALVEGHADGFGERFAALADRVAAAAADPPTALAGATPVLVHDDYRLGNLLIDPDAAASPVGTVLDWGAAMAAPAGFDLAKTEDYLCHHAPLDAPLRERVRTALESAYRRRRGGLPDRYGERREPYLLSSRAAACEWFDLWYADAGDDERERIAERHRTALRRLL
- a CDS encoding DUF5807 family protein gives rise to the protein MTDDDGKLDAFLAGERLDDVAIYLTHDHLDDQGKIASMGEAVDDGVVLVVPGDDGRKAFAAGTGMDPMQFAKEAMGRDGVIHPDLGGGECPDAVEAPGEDHDAAFVFAFGEERNEEVGGLYAEGDVMHAYAHCSCGTDYSHKWVMGEYSEEPPVGDEA